In Candidatus Epulonipiscium viviparus, one DNA window encodes the following:
- the iolC gene encoding 5-dehydro-2-deoxygluconokinase, with protein MNYIHFATDRKFDLILLGRIAIDFNPVDYFQPLEECTTFKKYLGGSPANIAIGVSRLGLKTGFIAAVSDDQFGDFVTHVFDKEGIDTSNVTRATNGEKLGLTFTEILSKNESQILMYRNFAADLSLCPADVSEEYIQQTKALLISGTSLAQSPSREAALKAIYLAKKHNVRIFFDIDYREYNWKNIDDISIYYSIAAQHADIIIGSREEFDLTERLIEANRTDEQSASAWINLGAKIVVIKHGKKGSTAFLEDGTKYSVKPFPVEALKGFGGGDGYASAFLYGIFAGLEIEKCLEIGSAEASMMVREHSCCNLPTLPEVEQFIVESKEKYGEMIAKA; from the coding sequence ATGAACTATATACACTTTGCAACTGATAGAAAGTTCGATCTTATATTACTTGGCAGAATTGCTATCGATTTTAATCCCGTAGATTATTTTCAACCTCTCGAAGAATGCACCACATTCAAAAAATATCTTGGCGGTTCCCCTGCAAATATCGCTATAGGCGTATCTCGACTCGGTTTAAAGACCGGCTTTATCGCTGCAGTTTCCGATGATCAATTCGGAGATTTTGTTACTCATGTTTTTGACAAAGAAGGAATCGATACGTCCAATGTTACACGCGCTACCAACGGCGAAAAACTTGGTCTAACTTTTACCGAAATTTTATCCAAAAATGAAAGCCAAATCCTAATGTATCGCAATTTTGCTGCCGATCTATCTCTATGTCCCGCAGATGTCAGCGAAGAATATATTCAGCAAACCAAAGCTTTGCTCATTTCCGGAACTTCACTTGCACAAAGTCCTTCTCGAGAAGCGGCTCTTAAGGCTATCTATCTCGCCAAAAAGCATAATGTACGCATCTTTTTTGATATCGATTATCGCGAATACAATTGGAAAAATATAGACGATATATCTATTTACTATTCTATTGCTGCACAGCATGCAGATATTATTATCGGCTCCCGCGAAGAATTTGACCTCACCGAAAGGCTCATCGAAGCCAACAGAACAGACGAGCAATCCGCTTCTGCGTGGATCAATCTTGGTGCCAAAATCGTAGTTATCAAGCATGGCAAAAAGGGTTCCACCGCATTTCTAGAAGATGGTACCAAGTATAGCGTTAAGCCGTTTCCTGTTGAAGCATTAAAAGGGTTTGGTGGCGGCGATGGCTACGCGTCTGCTTTTTTGTATGGCATATTTGCTGGCTTAGAAATCGAAAAATGCTTAGAAATCGGCAGCGCGGAAGCTTCTATGATGGTTCGCGAGCATTCTTGCTGCAACTTACCCACTCTGCCAGAAGTTGAGCAGTTTATTGTAGAGTCTAAGGAAAAATATGGCGAAATGATTGCCAAAGCTTAA